Proteins from a genomic interval of uncultured Flavobacterium sp.:
- a CDS encoding NUDIX domain-containing protein, whose protein sequence is MTFLSSKNILETNTVLNANAQLVIEGISIDCVIFSFDKKNLEILLVQHAEGESIGKWGLLGGHLYPEESVDNAALRILYELTSLDNIYLEQLKAFTDPDRVKSTRVITVGYYTLLNREDYNIKAGNSVIEAKWHKINEIPNLIFDHNEILQFSLMQLRNRVRQAPIGFNLLPEKFTLLQLMHLYEEILGIELDKSNFRRKILHMKLLVPLEEKQQDVSHRAAKLYKFDEAIYKKLTEKGFNFEF, encoded by the coding sequence ATGACATTTTTATCTTCTAAAAATATTCTTGAAACTAATACTGTTTTAAATGCAAATGCGCAATTAGTTATTGAAGGCATTTCGATCGACTGTGTCATTTTTTCTTTTGATAAAAAAAATCTTGAAATTCTTTTAGTACAACACGCCGAAGGAGAAAGCATTGGTAAATGGGGACTTTTGGGAGGACATTTATATCCGGAAGAAAGTGTTGATAATGCTGCATTGCGAATATTATATGAACTAACAAGTCTTGACAATATTTATCTGGAACAGCTAAAAGCTTTTACAGATCCTGATCGTGTAAAAAGTACCAGAGTTATTACAGTTGGTTATTATACTTTGCTAAATCGGGAAGATTATAATATTAAAGCAGGTAATTCTGTAATTGAAGCGAAATGGCACAAGATTAATGAGATTCCGAATCTAATTTTTGATCATAACGAAATTCTGCAATTTAGTTTAATGCAATTGCGTAATCGCGTTCGTCAGGCTCCAATAGGATTTAATTTGTTACCTGAAAAATTCACCTTACTACAATTAATGCATTTGTATGAGGAGATACTAGGAATCGAATTAGACAAATCTAATTTCCGTAGAAAGATTCTTCATATGAAATTACTTGTTCCGCTTGAAGAAAAACAACAGGATGTTTCGCATAGAGCTGCCAAATTATACAAATTTGATGAAGCTATTTATAAGAAATTGACTGAAAAAGGATTTAATTTTGAATTTTAA